Proteins from one Ignavibacteria bacterium genomic window:
- a CDS encoding HAD family hydrolase, with protein MTRTEALELLHEYTKTDSLRKHAYAVETSMRAFAKKVDDDEEKFGITGLLHDFDYEMFPTQEGHPWKGSEILKEKGVSEEIRTAILGHAPYTNVTRESLLAKALYACDELSGFVVACALVRPNRIDDLEVSSVKKKMKDKAFARQVNRDDIYKGAEEVGVSLDEHIQLVIDALRGNAKELGINVKEEV; from the coding sequence ATGACACGAACCGAAGCATTAGAACTTTTACACGAATACACAAAAACCGATAGTTTGCGGAAACATGCGTACGCCGTTGAAACATCAATGCGAGCGTTTGCGAAAAAAGTTGATGATGACGAAGAAAAGTTCGGCATTACCGGTTTGTTGCACGACTTTGATTACGAAATGTTTCCGACGCAAGAAGGACATCCCTGGAAAGGTTCGGAAATCTTGAAAGAGAAAGGAGTTTCGGAAGAAATACGAACTGCGATTTTGGGACATGCGCCGTACACAAATGTAACGAGGGAAAGTTTGCTTGCGAAAGCATTATATGCGTGTGATGAGTTAAGCGGATTTGTCGTTGCGTGCGCGTTGGTTCGTCCGAATAGAATTGATGATTTAGAAGTTTCTTCCGTGAAAAAGAAAATGAAAGACAAAGCGTTTGCGCGACAAGTGAATCGTGATGATATCTACAAAGGCGCGGAAGAAGTTGGTGTTTCTCTCGATGAACATATTCAATTGGTGATTGATGCGTTGCGAGGGAATGCGAAAGAGTTGGGAATAAACGTGAAGGAAGAAGTATGA